The Bacteroidales bacterium genome includes the window TTTACTATGTTTTAAGATTAATAGTTATTATATAAACAATATTTTTAATAAATGAGCTTTATATATCGGTTTAGTAGTAAGGAAAAAATAAATATTCAGGGGAAAAATACAAATGAAGACAAAATCTTCAAGGCATTGAGTTTGTATTTTAAATCTTTAGAAATTACTGATTTTGTGGTATCAGATAATACAATATCATTTTATTCAACTAAATCATTAATTAATTTTAGCTATAAAGTAAATATTAAATTGATTCGAAAAAAAGATTTATTTGTGGTATATAATTTTCAGTTAACAGAACTAACTAAGATAGCAATATTAATAATTATCTTTTCAGCGTTTTTTTCAACATTTTCGGTATATGCTTTTATTGTTTTTTCTGTTGTATTTACTTTAATATTTTTTACGATAAATATTATTTTCATTAATTCATATATAAAACAAAATATTAACAAAGCAATTAAAAGATTTGGGAAAATTGGTGATGAAGAAATATCTAACGAACAAAAGGAATGGATGAAAAACCCATTGAAATGTCCTGCTTGTGGTGCCGATATTACAAAGTATAATGATAAGTGTCTTGAATGTGGGTTGAAATTAAGTGGAAAAAAGTTTTTATCTCAGATGAATATTAGTAATTATAATAATGAACAAATAACATATAGTTTTAATAAAAGTAAAAAATGAGAAAATTATCTGCAAATTATATTTTTCCTGTAACAAGTAAACCATTAAAAAATGGAATTTTAGTAATTGATGATTATGGCAAAATTATTGAATTAATTGATACTAACGGAGAATTAAAAGAAACTGCAAATTTGGAATTTTACAACGGAATTTTAGTGCCGGGATTTATAAATACCCACTGCCATATTGAATTGTCATTTTTTAAAGGGGAAATTAATAAACATAAAGGACTGACGGATTTTATTAAAGATGTAGTAAAAAAACGAGAAATATTAAAAAATGAGAAAAGCATCGAAAATGCAGATAAAGAAATGATGAATAATGGGATTGTAGCTGTTGGAGATATTTCAAATGATGATACAAGTATTCAGGTTAAAAAAAAGAGTAAAATTAAATATTATAATTTTATTGAAGTTTTAGGATTAGAAAATGAACTTGATGAAAAAATTTTTGATGAAGCTCAAATTTTATATAATAAATTCAAAAATGAAATTGAACAACAGGTTTCTATTGTCCCACATGCCCCGTATTCTGTTTCAAAAAAACTATTCGAGCTAATCAAAAAAAATAAAATTTATAATAATGGTGTAATAAGTATTCATAATCAGGAAAGTGTTGAAGAAAACAAGTTGTTTTTAAAAGGTGATGGTAAATTATACGATCTGTTTCAGGATATGAATATTAAGATATCAGATATTGGAAAAACAGGAAAAAGCTCATTAATTTCAATATTTAACAGGCTTACATATAATACAAATATTTTGCTTGTTCATAATATATGTACTTCAATCAAAGATGTTGAATTTGTAAAAGAATATATTGATAAAAATAAGTCATCAAATTTATTTTGGGTAATTTGTCCCAAATCAAACCTTTATATTGAAAATAAATTGCCTGATATTCAAATGTTTTTAAATCACAAACTTAATATTACAATAGGTACTGATAGTTTGGCTTCAAACAATTCATTATCTGTATTGGAAGAGATAAAAACAGTTATAAAATATTTTCCTGAAATCAGTTTTAGCGAAATACTAAAATGGGCAACAATAAACGGAGCTAAAGCGTTAAATTTTGATAATGATTTAGGAAGTTTTGATATAGGTAAAACACCGGGAGTTAATTTAATTAGTAATTTTGATTTTGTAAATATGAATATTAAACAAAATAGCCATATTAAACCATTATTAAAGTGAAAATAAAACTATCAAAAATAGTTGTTGTAGTTATTTTGCTGAATCTTAGTGTTTTATCATACTCACAACTGCAC containing:
- a CDS encoding amidohydrolase family protein, with the protein product MRKLSANYIFPVTSKPLKNGILVIDDYGKIIELIDTNGELKETANLEFYNGILVPGFINTHCHIELSFFKGEINKHKGLTDFIKDVVKKREILKNEKSIENADKEMMNNGIVAVGDISNDDTSIQVKKKSKIKYYNFIEVLGLENELDEKIFDEAQILYNKFKNEIEQQVSIVPHAPYSVSKKLFELIKKNKIYNNGVISIHNQESVEENKLFLKGDGKLYDLFQDMNIKISDIGKTGKSSLISIFNRLTYNTNILLVHNICTSIKDVEFVKEYIDKNKSSNLFWVICPKSNLYIENKLPDIQMFLNHKLNITIGTDSLASNNSLSVLEEIKTVIKYFPEISFSEILKWATINGAKALNFDNDLGSFDIGKTPGVNLISNFDFVNMNIKQNSHIKPLLK